Proteins encoded within one genomic window of Candidatus Hydrogenedentota bacterium:
- a CDS encoding diguanylate cyclase, translating into MATATEDDTELAVKRVLILDDEPGILEVLSQHLTGAGYECTTTTSPARTLDMLRAERFSLLLTDLRMPEMDGLEIVRRARNIDPDLSIIVVSAMAEVTQAIQCMRLGAEDYVLKPFNLQDISRSVARAVEKQQALTQSHQYQERLRQRVDSATTELERVNHELRETKQYLENLLESTVDGIITVGKNGRTEFANGGALAMAGYEREEFIGLPMAHLLAGGEYEFQKVQRMLSESVHLKNHETGILRRDGSTVPVNISFSRVEDARREFASILAICKDITEQKRLEQELKEMSVKDCLTGLYNQRSFFEWLENEVERAKRQKRPLSLLLFDIDKFKQYNDSRGHLEGDKVLCGAGRAVLECTREHVDIGFRYGGDEFTVILPEAEEQQAMAIAERIRETFQEFGFDELTLSIGCVSFKEGFTVRSFIEKADALMYQAKRAGGNQVCKPAPAGESLQ; encoded by the coding sequence AAGTCCTTTCCCAGCACCTCACCGGGGCGGGATATGAATGCACGACGACCACGTCGCCAGCCCGCACCCTCGATATGCTGCGCGCAGAACGGTTTTCGCTTCTCTTGACGGACCTGCGCATGCCCGAGATGGACGGCCTCGAAATCGTGCGCCGGGCCCGAAACATCGACCCAGATCTTTCCATTATTGTGGTGTCGGCCATGGCGGAAGTCACCCAGGCCATCCAGTGCATGCGGCTGGGGGCGGAAGACTACGTACTCAAACCGTTCAACCTCCAAGACATCTCGCGCTCGGTGGCCCGCGCAGTCGAAAAGCAACAGGCGCTCACGCAAAGCCACCAGTACCAGGAACGCCTCCGTCAACGCGTGGACTCAGCCACGACGGAGCTCGAGCGGGTCAACCATGAGCTGCGCGAAACCAAACAGTATCTTGAGAACCTTCTTGAAAGCACCGTTGACGGCATCATCACTGTCGGCAAGAACGGGAGGACTGAATTCGCCAATGGGGGCGCTCTGGCGATGGCCGGATATGAGCGCGAGGAGTTTATCGGTTTACCCATGGCTCACCTGCTTGCCGGCGGCGAATACGAGTTCCAGAAGGTCCAGCGCATGCTGAGCGAAAGTGTACATCTCAAGAACCACGAAACCGGCATCCTCCGGCGCGACGGCTCGACAGTGCCCGTGAATATCTCGTTTTCCAGGGTCGAAGACGCCCGGCGCGAGTTCGCTTCGATTCTCGCGATCTGCAAAGACATCACCGAGCAGAAGCGCCTCGAACAAGAACTCAAGGAAATGTCCGTCAAAGACTGCCTGACCGGCCTCTACAACCAGCGGTCATTCTTTGAATGGCTCGAAAACGAAGTGGAACGCGCCAAACGCCAGAAGCGTCCCCTGTCGCTGCTGTTGTTTGATATCGACAAGTTCAAGCAATACAACGACAGCCGGGGCCACCTCGAGGGCGACAAGGTCCTCTGCGGAGCCGGAAGAGCGGTGCTCGAGTGCACCCGTGAGCACGTCGATATCGGGTTCCGGTACGGGGGCGACGAATTCACCGTCATCCTCCCCGAAGCGGAAGAGCAACAGGCCATGGCCATCGCTGAACGTATCCGGGAGACCTTCCAGGAATTCGGATTCGACGAATTGACCCTCAGCATCGGTTGCGTCTCTTTCAAGGAAGGCTTTACTGTCCGGTCCTTCATCGAGAAGGCCGATGCCTTGATGTACCAGGCCAAGCGCGCAGGCGGAAACCAGGTCTGCAAACCGGCCCCGGCCGGGGAATCGCTGCAATAA
- a CDS encoding sugar phosphate isomerase/epimerase family protein, translated as MKFAICNEIFKEWNDIARTFAYVKKTGYDGIELAPFTFSQYVTDISAATRKEIVKRAKEVDLDVIGIHWVFVGPEALHINHPDKEHRDRAARYLVDLAQFCGDVGGHVMIFGSPKQRNVHESLTYDQAFEYTAQVFEEALPACEKHSVTICMEPLTHLETNFCTNAADAVKLIERVNHPNFRLLLDTKAMTFEKEDRPTLIRKYAKYLAHYHANDENMNGPGFGDVDFGPIFEALREIKYEGYMSVEVFKFELGPETIATKSLEYLRKFV; from the coding sequence ATGAAATTCGCTATCTGTAACGAGATCTTCAAAGAATGGAACGACATTGCGCGCACGTTCGCCTACGTCAAGAAGACCGGCTACGACGGCATCGAATTGGCGCCCTTCACGTTCAGCCAGTATGTGACCGATATCAGCGCCGCAACCCGCAAGGAAATCGTCAAACGCGCGAAAGAAGTCGACCTTGATGTCATCGGCATCCACTGGGTGTTTGTGGGTCCTGAAGCCCTGCACATTAACCATCCCGACAAAGAACACCGGGACCGCGCGGCCAGATACCTCGTTGACCTGGCCCAGTTCTGCGGCGACGTGGGCGGCCACGTGATGATCTTCGGTTCACCCAAGCAGCGCAACGTCCACGAGAGCCTGACCTACGACCAGGCCTTCGAGTACACGGCACAAGTCTTCGAGGAAGCCCTGCCCGCGTGCGAGAAGCATAGCGTGACCATCTGCATGGAACCCCTGACCCATCTGGAAACAAACTTCTGCACAAATGCCGCGGATGCCGTGAAGCTCATCGAGCGCGTAAACCACCCCAATTTCCGGTTGCTGCTCGACACCAAGGCCATGACTTTCGAAAAAGAAGACCGCCCAACGCTCATCCGAAAATACGCCAAATACCTGGCCCACTATCATGCCAATGACGAAAACATGAACGGGCCCGGCTTTGGAGACGTGGATTTCGGACCCATATTCGAAGCCCTGCGCGAGATCAAGTACGAGGGGTACATGTCGGTCGAGGTGTTCAAGTTCGAGCTCGGCCCCGAAACCATCGCTACCAAGAGCCTCGAATACCTCAGGAAATTCGTCTGA